Below is a window of Sus scrofa isolate TJ Tabasco breed Duroc chromosome 3, Sscrofa11.1, whole genome shotgun sequence DNA.
TGTATACTTAGAGCTCTCAGCTCTGAGTCAGTCGCCTGACAGTCGGCTATATAACCTACACCTATTATTGGACAGTTACTGTAGTTTTGAGAAAGCAGATCTTCTTAATATTAACAGAGTAGATGTCATGTCTATTGATTTCTTTAATTCAAAGAAAGTCCTGTGTACAGTGATAGaatgtcttttccaaggaaagtaaTTCACATTTTTTGGAGATAGGATATTATAGATTTCCCCAAGATTTATGGAGGTACAGTATTTCCATTTAGCATTTGCACATGTTCCAGTAATGAGAGGGTTAGTGTCAATTCCAGTACATAAtggtcttttattattatttttttaatggctgcacctgtggcatatggaagttcccagggcagggactgagtctgcttcgcagctgtgacctatgccacagctgtggcaacgccagatccttaacccactgtgctgggccagggattgaatttgtacctccacagtgaccagagccactgcagtcaggttcttaaccccctgcaccacagcaggaactcctacaactgtCTTGAAGCGAGGGCCCCCAAAAGCCAAAACTAGACAATGATATCCTGAATTGCACAATTTAATACAATACCATtagattttaaacatttacaCGGACAGTTGCAAATCTACTTATTTTAAGcacaatttatataatattttgacagacaaaaaaatatgtttagaaCTATTATATGTACCTGCCTGTTCAGTAGCAAACTTAAATCATAGATTATACCATAGTAAATTTTCTAgaaggctaaaaagaaaaaaatcacaacttaTGTTTAAAATACAATGCTAGTTCACTATTcccaaataaaaaaagagaggagcCATTACATTAGATTCACTTATTTCAAGCTTACATTCATTTGATATTCACATAAAATTCATTACTTGAATGAATGAGTCAAGGAAGTTGGATTTTAACAATGAGTGTTTGAAAGCTTTTGCTGACATTTCAGTCCAGCTAGGAGCttgatattttgaaaagtatatgtgaaaagaaacattaaaatgacacaaaatgtGTTACAGTTATTGTAAAAGTATGAAGAgaaaatatggattttattctaatGCTTTAATCCACAGGTATTGCTTCCAAAGTTAACACAGTCAGTGTCTGAGatgcttctcttttattttcactgAGAACAGGTTCTTGAAAATCAGGTCCACAAAGAAAAGATAGAAGAGGTCAAAGCTGTGTGCATTCCCCACGAGGTCAAGACAGAGCAATTGATAAAACATCATTCCATGTATCACAGCTTTGTTCCTTCCATGGAAATTGGGGCATTTGTGTGAAAATGTGTCTAAACAAAGACCCTGTAAGCATCGCTTCATTTCTTTTGACCCTCAACTTTtttggtcctttaaaaaaaatcatcttgctAATAGTTAGCCATTTACTGGCATATTTTACTCTATAAACATTTTTTGGTACATCTAGTTTGAGAGTAGGTAagaaatgagttaaataaaaacagaacattaTTTATTAGCTTTAAGTTTgctagtttttaatattttggacaAGGTAAACTTTTTCCCACCTTTATTTTACTATTACAAAATGAATGGGATGGAAGAAATTTTCACCAttcgtatttttttttaagttttattggagtatggttgacttacgtGTTgagttattttcaggtgtacagcaaagtgaattgtatacacacacacacatatacatatacatatgtgtacatatccattctttttcgtattcttttcccatatgggctATCACAGCGTACTGAGTAGACTTCTCCATGCTCTAGGTCGGTCTTTGTCACTTACCGATTGTGTagactgtgggtgggaatgtaaactggtgcaactgctatggagaacagtatggcagtgccttaaaaaactaaagattGTTTTTTCACTGGATTTAAATATTGTCATTTGGACAACTGTTGCCCAACAAAATTGTAAAACATAATAGCAGTAGAGACCATACTTCCCCATTTCACTCTAGTATAACGTAGTGATGGGTTTCTATGAAAGCATGTGTCTAAAAAGGTTGAAACAAAACCTTATGGTGATGGAGTGGGTAAAATTAATTATGCAGGTAGAGTGCTGGAAAGATGGCACGTCTGAAGTGTCGTGTAGCTGCAGTTCTCAGGAATTAATTAGCTTTACATGTCaaccttttcctcttctgtggttTTTTAAGAAAGGTGTTTCTTATTCCTAGTTCTTCTCTCAATCCATGTCTGAGAATCGTAGGAATCCCCACATTTAATGGTTCCAAAGATTCCTTTCCAAATATTCCATAGCGTATTGGGCATAGATTAGATTCTGagcaaataaatgagtaaaaaaaaaaaaaaattctcttcctttAGGTGATAGATGATGTTTTGTAAAGATTCTGAATGCAATATCGCATTTACCATCAAGTTTGGATAAAGCTTTAACAACATGGGACCTTATaacatgtaaaattatttaatttcatattttaaaaattactcttgaATTTAATTCATGTTTAATAACAAAGGagattattatttgattttttaagaaaattacaataaaaaaagaattctaactTTCCAAACACAACCTTTACTTAATGCCAAACTCTGAAATAACTTCACTTTGTCTACGAATCCCataaaagaaatcttttcttttttggaaaaaaaagtgtttagttTGAATAATTCAGGCTGCCTTTGTGGGATCAAATTTTTCAGATGATCAATTTACTCTGATTTTGTTGACACAGCTCCAGTTATTTCTATGATGTGACTGATGAGAGAGCATTTCAAATTCTAAGATGGATACAAAccattacatacacacatatatacataaatatatatatatgtaatatatatttatgtaaacacatacataaatatatatatttaactccagaaaaggagcaaaataatatttaatgaccAACCTCATGAAAGTTATGTAGACACCAAATGTTCAAGTTGATGGCTTCTTCCCTTTAGGACTTTTACTTTCTGCTTTCTTCTGCATCTTGAAGTTCACTCTATACCATCTGTAGTGGTGGTTTGTCCTGTACCTAAGACTAGCTTTTGCCAAAAAGGTGCCACAGAGCAGCTCTCCTGACACTATATCATCCTCATTAATGAACATCTAAaactgagtgtttttttttttgttttttttttttttctgcgaCTATGGTGGGGGGGAGGATGGtggtttgtctttcactaacctTAATTGGTGTGTAGCCTCAATGGCTCCATTTCAATTCTAGGACTCATTTGGGTAGTAAGTCAAgggatttcttcttttctcatgaAGCAGAAACTTTACAAACTTCAGCCCACCGTTGCTCCTGTCACTTTTTGCTCGATGGCCGTTTTGATTTATTGCTGTAAGGCTGTGTAATGATCATGCCTTCCTTGCTGCAGGCACTTTCCCCAATGAATACGGTAGTGGTAGACACACTCAGAGGAACCAGATTCCTCTATTAAGATGACTCTACCTTCCTATCCCCCTGGTGTCAAGAAATGCTGCTACACAATGCTCTTTGTATTTGCTCCTTCTGTGCTCAGAATAATACACCTGCAACTGctacaaggaaaaacaaaatgcatattCAGCAAAGGGGGTAGTTCAGACTACGAAAGAAGGAATTACTCTTCACATCAAGAAAATGAGCTGATTAATTCATTGCCCCATTCGCTGGAGGGATGGTAACTTTTTCTCATAACTGTGGCTTGAGAAACTAGACTCGTGGTGCATTTGCAAACAAGGTTGGGATTGTGATGATCCAGTCTCTTTTACAGCTACTTCCTCTTTCCGAAATAAAGATGGAGGCTCCATTTGGCTCTCTGTTCTTTGCGTGGGGCTTTATTCATGTTTGAATACTGAGCAAGACTACCTGGCGTCAAATTGCCAATGAGGATGAGAAGGATCCATGGGAGAGAGAGTGGCTGCTTCAGGGCTGCTTCCTTCTGGCTTGCCTTGGATTGGTGTAACTGCACTATGACCTGGACTCTTGTCCTCCtgaacactattttttaaaatatatatttttatatgctgcAAACCACCATTCTAGGACTAGCCTGCTAGAGTGCTCTGTGTGAGAAAGCAGTGTTTTATGCAGATGGGGTTATTACAAATTGTCTTCTGTCCCAGAACCTTCTGGGCTGGAATCTATGTTGAGGAAGGCCTCCTGATTGGTGAAAGTCGAGCTCAGAGTTAGGCTCTGCCGAGGCTTCACAGGTGCAAGTTCGTctaatttaatgttttcatttttgaccaGAATGGTCTTATCCATGTTTTCTTCACTGTGTCTTGCAACAACAGCATCAAACATATCTAATTTTGGTGGCAAGGTTCCACTTTCAAATAGATATTTGGCTAGATAAGAGATGCAAATGTTGGATAAGAAGGAGGTGAGCATGGCAAGGGTTTTAAATGGGAATCTCTGATTATATATACCATTTTTTTCAACGTAATAACCAGGGTAAAAGATCAAGGGCTGCAGGTTCAGGTATGGCTCTCCACCGGTTACCCTCAGGAAAAGGCCAGCAATGTACCCTGCCACGGCCCCGTACGTGTTGGTCCCCTTGATGAAGAGCACACAGAGCAGCTGCGGGAAGATAATGATGTAGACGAGGTCGGAGCTGAGGTACCAGAGCCCATACACGGTCTTGGTCAGCAAGGCCATGGCTGTTGCAGACGCACCAAACACGAATACTGTGATCCGCATGACCCAGACGATCTCCCTGTCGGAAGCCTGCAAGAAATCACCATCGAGTCAGTTTTCCTCCAGATGGGCTGAGCATGAGATGCCTTCCTGTGCTTTAAAGCTACTCTAAAGAACCCATGGAataatagccataaaaagaatgagatcatgccatttgcagcaacatgaacagACCTCgcaattatcacactaagtgaagtaagtcagacggagaaagacaaatactgagaTCACTTATGTGGggaatctcttttattttccttttccttttcttttcttttttgttgtttttacggctgcacctgcggcatgtggaagtacgcaggctaggggtcaaattggagctgcagctgccggactacatacacttcagccacagcaatgccagatccaagccatctctgAGACCTACTCCAGAGACCTGcctcagctcttggcaacactggatccttaacccactgagggaggccagggatcaaaccctcatcctcatggagaccatgtTGAGGTCTTAACCGGctgaaccacaacgagaactccagtgATAGTTTTTAATGTGGCCGTGAGGAGGCATGGTACATTTGACTTTCTTTCTCCGTGGAGGATAGCCACCTTAAGAAACAAGTGGGACCATTCCGTTAACTACGCCTAGAGAACCTAGAGAAAGGCAAGCCTGAGtcaaggaaaaagggaaagtggGCTACGGGCCCCCAGTGTGCACCACTGTGCTGCTCCACATCCCCCGATTCAATCAGGAAAATCAATGGCGAGGCTATTTCCTGACAAAGGTGGACTCGAGGTTCAAGAGAAGAATAGGACAGCTGTGACACCAATGCCAATGACATAATTACTCACCGCGTGCTGCCTCCCCCAGGGTCCTTGAGTTTCTTATCATTATTTAGTTAAACTCAATGTTTTCTAAAGAATTGCTTAAATTATTGCAATTTGAATATACCTCCTGGGGAACAGTTACATTGACAAGTGCCCTTCAGTATCTGTACTGGATGATAACATGCATTAAAAACAGCATAAAGTGCATCACCATTTAACCTTGTGTGCTGAATCCAAGTAGGATAGGGCTTTCACGCCAAGGAGTAAAAAGTACAGACTAACACCTACACAGGAAGCCCAAGGACAAGACTACCACCAACAACCATGTGATATTAAAAAGGCTCTTCTTACGTTTTGTCTGAATGAGAGCTGGTAGATGTTTCTAGCAAACATAGAACTTGCTGACAAGATGGAAGAGTCCGCTGATGACATGACGGCAGCAGAGACGGCACCGAGACCAAAGTAAGAAATGTACATGGGACAGAGGTACTTCAGGACAATCGGCAAGATCATGTCTGCCTGTTGGTTGTCCTTGGGGGTGTCAGGCTTGTAGGTGGTCTGATTCCAGTCTGTCAATAGAAACAAGAAACACAACCAAGGAGCCCTACACCCATCCATCGGGCCTGTTCTGTGTACCAGAGGCTTTCAAAATAAACTCAGAACACATGGATTAGTCTCAGCAGTAGGGAATCCTATTAGTCTAACTGGGTTTGGTAGTCTAATTACCATGTACTGGTTCAGTGAAATTGTCTCATATAttctggcttcttctttttttaagggccgcatgcaaggcatatggaggttcccaggctagggatctaattggagctacagctgccagcctaccccatagccacagcaatgtaggatctgagctgcatctgtgacctataccacagtcagggcaatgcctgatcctttaagccactgagcaaggccaggaatcgcacccgcatcctcatggatactagtcaggtttgttactcctgagctgcaatgggaactcctcatatattCTGGCTTCTGATGAACTTGGGTTACATTTAGATTTATCATCAAGACCTGCACAGAATAGGGTGGTGTGTGactgttttatatgtatatttctctTCTGCGATGGTGGCACCACATTGTGCAGAATGATAGGAAATAGTGCTCTTGGGCTGGGGCATGGAGCGATCCCCCAGCCACGTGAAGAGGTGAGCGGACACTTAGGTTTCATCCTTAGTggtcagttacacacacacaagtgGATCAGGACAGCAGAGGGGCTGTTCTCACCCATCCTCTTCCTGGATAAAGCCTCCTTATTGGAGCTTCCTCCACATTGTTTTTCTCTCAAGTAAAATTCCTTCTTGCATTGAATTCCACCTACTGGAAATAGGCGTGATGGATGATGCACCAAGGACAGTACCTTTGTATTGAGtaaaaaggggaaggaggaggctgaCATTTTCAGGACGTTTTTGGACTCAGCGAAAAAAGGACTTGAAGCATAAGTTTATctgaatgtttatcttttttattgtttcattatgCTAGCATGTGATCAAGAATACAATGGAAGCTTTAACTGTTCTTTAGCATAGCTCCTTTTTTACTTGCTGGACTTTAATGTTGTGATTATAGGAATAAATGGGAGTGGTTTCCTTTGGCTCCTACCATTtttcctctccccccccctttttttttccttcttctttttctttttgtctttttagggctgcacccgcagcatatggaggttcccaggctaggggtccagtcaggctacagctgccggccttcaccacagctcacggcaacgccagatccttaacccactgagtaaggccagggatcaaacctgtgtcctcatggatgctagtcagatttgtttctgctgagccatgacaggaactccctcccccactctctATTATAGTTGTTAAAAACCCTTGGATGAGGCCAACTTTACAGCATTAACTGAGATGTTAAGGTACCAGAAATAGCAACCTAGGGTGTGTATCTAACCTAAGGAAAAATAGGCTttaattttttagtcttttttcctaCAACACACCCACACCTACACACatccacccacacacacccccccacacacacatggcCAGACCTATTTTCAGACTATGAtgtaaatgctattttttattcCAAGGCACAAAATCTCTTTTGTCAGCCACCTTCCTGAGTATTCATTCACGTCATGGATGAACTGTGGACTGGAGAATGTACACTATGAACCatgacttaaaaattaaataatccagTAAGCATCTCTACCCATTAAAAGTCAAAGGAACCAAGTGAGCATTACCCTGGGTCATTTTTATAAAACACAGCAGTGTGAAAAGTAAACTTCCTTAATCTGCTTTGATTGCCTCTACCTGGAGGACTCCTTGGATTTGGGGTGAATGTACTTTCATGAAATACTCCTGAAAGCCATCTATTACAGGAGCATGAGGGTCAAGAGTAATTAACAGTAGAATCAAAGTAACCATTAACTGTGTGGGGGCATAAGGGACAGTGTTGGGGGGGCAGCGGTGTGGGGATTGGTCACTTGGGTGAAGCCTGAGTGGATTAGATAAGCTGAAGAGGTTTACCTGTTGATGCTCCAATGGCTCCAATGAGTATGGGTGGCAGGGCCATCACCATGCACCCGAAAGCTGCCAGGAAGGACAGCACTTGGGCATAGGTGGCTGAGGATGAAGACAAAACCCTCTGGAAGTAGGCTTGCCACGGGATTCCTCCCAGCATCTGTGTGAAACCAGGAGACTCAGAATGAATTGGAGGCAAATAGTATCTATtaggtgtttttaaaatgagggtttttgttttgttttgttttgtttttttacagtcACATTTAGTCATAGCAG
It encodes the following:
- the SLC5A7 gene encoding high affinity choline transporter 1 isoform X2 is translated as MAFQVEGLIAIVVFYLLILLVGIWAAWRTKNSGSAEERSEAIIVGGRDIGLLVGGFTMTATWVGGGYINGTAEAVYVPDYGLAWAQAPIGYSLSLILGGLFFAKPMRSKGYVTMLDPFQQIYGKRMGGLLFIPALMGEMFWAAAIFSALGATISVIINTDVHASIIVSALIATLYTLVGGLYSVAYTDVVQLFCIFVGLWISVPFALSNSAVTDIGFTALHTKYQKPWLGTIESFEVYTWLDSFLLLMLGGIPWQAYFQRVLSSSSATYAQVLSFLAAFGCMVMALPPILIGAIGASTDWNQTTYKPDTPKDNQQADMILPIVLKYLCPMYISYFGLGAVSAAVMSSADSSILSASSMFARNIYQLSFRQNASDREIVWVMRITVFVFGASATAMALLTKTVYGLWYLSSDLVYIIIFPQLLCVLFIKGTNTYGAVAGYIAGLFLRVTGGEPYLNLQPLIFYPGYYVEKNGIYNQRFPFKTLAMLTSFLSNICISYLAKYLFESGTLPPKLDMFDAVVARHSEENMDKTILVKNENIKLDELAPVKPRQSLTLSSTFTNQEAFLNIDSSPEGSGTEDNL
- the SLC5A7 gene encoding high affinity choline transporter 1 isoform X1 encodes the protein MAFQVEGLIAIVVFYLLILLVGIWAAWRTKNSGSAEERSEAIIVGGRDIGLLVGGFTMTATWVGGGYINGTAEAVYVPDYGLAWAQAPIGYSLSLILGGLFFAKPMRSKGYVTMLDPFQQIYGKRMGGLLFIPALMGEMFWAAAIFSALGATISVIINTDVHASIIVSALIATLYTLVGGLYSVAYTDVVQLFCIFVGLWISVPFALSNSAVTDIGFTALHTKYQKPWLGTIESFEVYTWLDSFLLLVVHPHFMPTFHLSVGDSVHHWTPEFILLPNLDSLNVQRHQDMLGGIPWQAYFQRVLSSSSATYAQVLSFLAAFGCMVMALPPILIGAIGASTDWNQTTYKPDTPKDNQQADMILPIVLKYLCPMYISYFGLGAVSAAVMSSADSSILSASSMFARNIYQLSFRQNASDREIVWVMRITVFVFGASATAMALLTKTVYGLWYLSSDLVYIIIFPQLLCVLFIKGTNTYGAVAGYIAGLFLRVTGGEPYLNLQPLIFYPGYYVEKNGIYNQRFPFKTLAMLTSFLSNICISYLAKYLFESGTLPPKLDMFDAVVARHSEENMDKTILVKNENIKLDELAPVKPRQSLTLSSTFTNQEAFLNIDSSPEGSGTEDNL